From one Oceanimonas doudoroffii genomic stretch:
- a CDS encoding recombinase-like helix-turn-helix domain-containing protein: MDNFNPKLAAWLKKEPATEAGLNNIQIPGKTRNLVWQNRYREPTRYEQELVSQLESAFAEGIVELGELVATLNRRGLRNEAGEAWTLANFQDEMARLGY; this comes from the coding sequence ATGGATAATTTCAATCCCAAACTGGCCGCTTGGCTGAAAAAGGAACCCGCCACCGAGGCCGGCCTGAACAACATCCAGATCCCGGGCAAAACCCGCAACCTGGTGTGGCAGAACCGCTACCGCGAGCCCACCCGCTACGAGCAGGAGCTGGTCAGCCAGCTGGAAAGCGCTTTCGCGGAGGGGATCGTCGAGCTGGGCGAGCTGGTCGCTACCCTCAATCGGCGCGGGTTGCGCAACGAGGCCGGCGAGGCCTGGACCCTCGCCAATTTTCAGGACGAAATGGCCCGCCTCGGTTACTGA
- a CDS encoding NAD(P)/FAD-dependent oxidoreductase, which produces MNPSISRIVIIGAGQAGAWAAHTLRQQGYGGSLAVVSDEERVFYERPPLSKQVLAGDMAPAALQLFSDEAIDAMNIDWHKPARATAIDRRAHVVTLDNGTKLPYDKLLLATGSRARVPVQEWLNLPRVFTLRTPEDAARLGERLAPGKRLAVLGGGWIGLEVAATARAKGVAVSLFELGERLCARSVRPEVSDFLRDLHLGQGVEVNLDCGLLELVAGDDGTLRLFRDEQLLLEADAVVVGAGAEIATELGRDAGLEVAQGLVVDEQGQTSDPDIYAAGDVAIHPGLGFCIQSWANAQNQAISAAKAMLGEDSPYREEPWIWSDQYDCNIQILGIPADGGSRLVRRQSGERQHAFIYLDQDDRLQSMIAVNDARLVKLGKRWLKAGTVLPAAQLADPAVNLMSLKP; this is translated from the coding sequence ATGAATCCATCGATTTCCCGCATCGTCATTATCGGCGCAGGCCAGGCTGGCGCCTGGGCGGCTCACACCTTGAGGCAACAGGGATATGGGGGCAGCCTGGCCGTGGTGTCCGACGAAGAGCGGGTTTTTTATGAGCGGCCGCCCCTGTCCAAGCAGGTACTGGCCGGCGACATGGCCCCGGCGGCGCTGCAATTGTTTTCGGACGAGGCCATTGACGCCATGAACATCGACTGGCACAAGCCGGCCCGGGCCACCGCCATCGATCGTCGGGCTCATGTGGTCACCCTCGACAACGGCACCAAGTTGCCCTACGACAAGCTGCTGCTGGCCACCGGCAGCCGGGCCCGGGTGCCGGTGCAGGAATGGCTGAACCTGCCCCGGGTGTTCACCCTGCGCACCCCCGAGGATGCGGCCCGTCTGGGCGAGCGGCTGGCCCCGGGCAAGCGCCTGGCCGTTCTCGGGGGCGGTTGGATCGGCCTGGAAGTGGCCGCCACCGCCCGGGCCAAGGGAGTAGCGGTCAGCCTGTTCGAGTTGGGCGAGCGGCTCTGTGCCCGCAGTGTGCGCCCCGAGGTGTCCGATTTCCTGCGGGATCTGCATCTGGGTCAGGGCGTCGAAGTTAACCTGGATTGTGGCCTCCTCGAACTGGTGGCCGGCGATGACGGCACCCTGCGCCTGTTCCGGGACGAACAACTGCTGCTGGAGGCCGATGCGGTGGTGGTGGGAGCGGGGGCCGAAATCGCCACCGAGCTGGGCCGCGACGCCGGCCTGGAAGTGGCTCAGGGGTTGGTCGTCGACGAACAGGGGCAGACCTCGGATCCGGACATCTATGCCGCCGGCGATGTCGCCATCCACCCCGGGCTGGGCTTTTGCATCCAGTCCTGGGCCAATGCCCAGAACCAGGCCATCTCGGCGGCGAAAGCCATGCTTGGCGAGGACAGCCCCTATCGGGAGGAGCCCTGGATCTGGTCGGATCAATACGATTGCAATATCCAGATACTGGGCATTCCTGCCGACGGCGGCAGCCGGCTGGTGCGGCGGCAGAGCGGCGAGCGGCAACACGCCTTTATCTATCTGGATCAGGACGATCGGTTGCAGTCGATGATCGCGGTCAACGACGCCAGGCTGGTCAAGCTCGGCAAGCGATGGCTCAAGGCCGGCACCGTGCTGCCCGCCGCGCAGCTGGCCGATCCCGCCGTTAATCTGATGTCGCTGAAACCGTAA
- a CDS encoding aromatic ring-hydroxylating oxygenase subunit alpha: MNQQLAVERHLDLGLKDLWYPVVSSWEVGNSPVGITRLGENIVLWRDNEGRVNALEDRCPHRGARLSLGWNLGDRVACWYHGVEVKGDGVVADVPAVSACPMTGSKCLRAYPVIEKHGAIFLWFGLEPDGEPDDLVLPEQLESEEWSSFLCQADWAVNHRYAIDNVMDPMHGSYLHCTSHSMAEGDKSADMRARNTEHGFVFEKVGQTGVNFDWVEFGSSGASWLRLSIPYRQQFGPGGEFWIVGLATPVDEHHTRVFFWRARKVTGWQRDVWRFLYRNHLEQLHWDVLEQDRIILEQMAPNARDHEFLYQHDVGLSRLRRMMKKTAEQQLARLAARQEVESHE; this comes from the coding sequence ATGAATCAACAGCTTGCAGTAGAACGCCATCTGGATTTGGGCCTCAAGGATCTGTGGTATCCGGTGGTGTCCAGCTGGGAAGTGGGCAACAGCCCGGTCGGCATCACCCGCCTGGGCGAGAATATCGTGCTGTGGCGCGATAACGAGGGCAGGGTCAACGCACTGGAAGATCGCTGTCCGCACCGGGGGGCGCGGCTGTCCCTGGGCTGGAATCTGGGCGACCGGGTGGCCTGCTGGTACCACGGGGTAGAAGTGAAGGGGGACGGCGTGGTCGCCGATGTTCCGGCGGTGAGTGCCTGCCCCATGACCGGCAGCAAATGCCTGCGCGCCTACCCGGTGATCGAAAAGCATGGCGCCATCTTCCTCTGGTTCGGCCTGGAGCCGGACGGTGAGCCCGACGATCTGGTGCTGCCTGAACAGCTCGAAAGCGAGGAGTGGAGCAGCTTCCTGTGCCAGGCGGACTGGGCGGTGAATCATCGTTATGCCATCGACAACGTCATGGATCCCATGCACGGCAGCTACCTGCACTGTACCTCCCACTCCATGGCGGAAGGGGACAAGAGCGCCGACATGCGGGCCCGCAATACCGAGCACGGCTTCGTCTTTGAAAAGGTCGGCCAGACCGGGGTCAACTTCGACTGGGTCGAGTTCGGCAGCAGCGGTGCTTCCTGGCTGCGGCTGTCCATTCCCTACCGCCAGCAGTTTGGCCCGGGCGGTGAATTCTGGATCGTCGGCCTGGCCACCCCGGTGGACGAGCATCACACGCGAGTGTTCTTCTGGCGGGCGCGCAAGGTCACCGGTTGGCAGCGTGACGTGTGGCGTTTCCTTTACCGCAACCACCTGGAACAACTGCATTGGGATGTGCTGGAGCAGGATCGCATCATCCTCGAGCAGATGGCCCCCAACGCCCGCGATCACGAATTCCTCTACCAGCACGACGTCGGGTTGTCGCGCCTGCGCCGAATGATGAAGAAAACCGCCGAACAGCAGCTGGCCCGGCTGGCCGCCAGACAAGAGGTGGAGAGCCATGAATAA
- a CDS encoding SDR family oxidoreductase, which produces MNKLLLGKKLLITGGARGLGLDFARAATAAGAEVALADILTEQVMAQAKGLAAEGHIAHGLALDLADPASIEACARDAAGLLGGLDGLVNCGAIATGIGGVDMTELDIEVWDRVMTVNVRGSWLMTRAAVPYLKAAGTGKVVNIASDTALWGAPRLLAYVASKGALLAMTRSMARELGEYNICVNAVSPGLTLVEATEYVPQARHDQYVDGRAIHRPQLPEDVNGAVLYLLSDLSSFVTGQNLPVNGGFVFN; this is translated from the coding sequence ATGAATAAGTTGTTGCTGGGCAAGAAGCTGCTGATCACCGGTGGGGCCCGGGGGCTGGGGCTGGACTTCGCCCGCGCCGCCACCGCCGCCGGCGCCGAGGTGGCCCTGGCCGATATTCTCACCGAGCAGGTGATGGCGCAGGCCAAGGGCCTGGCCGCCGAGGGACATATCGCCCACGGCCTGGCCTTGGACCTGGCGGATCCGGCTTCTATTGAGGCCTGTGCCCGGGACGCCGCCGGCCTGCTCGGCGGCCTGGACGGCCTGGTCAACTGCGGTGCCATCGCCACCGGTATCGGCGGCGTCGACATGACCGAGCTGGATATCGAGGTGTGGGACAGAGTCATGACCGTCAACGTGCGCGGCAGCTGGCTGATGACCCGGGCGGCGGTGCCCTACCTCAAGGCCGCCGGGACGGGCAAGGTGGTCAATATCGCTTCCGACACCGCCCTCTGGGGCGCGCCCCGGCTGCTGGCCTACGTGGCCAGCAAGGGCGCCTTGCTGGCGATGACCCGCTCCATGGCCCGGGAGCTCGGTGAATACAACATCTGCGTCAACGCCGTCAGCCCGGGACTGACCCTGGTGGAGGCCACCGAATACGTGCCCCAGGCCCGCCACGACCAGTACGTGGACGGCCGCGCCATCCACCGGCCCCAGTTGCCGGAGGACGTCAACGGCGCCGTGCTCTACCTGCTGTCGGATCTGTCGTCCTTCGTCACCGGCCAGAACCTGCCGGTCAACGGCGGCTTCGTCTTCAACTGA
- a CDS encoding VOC family protein has translation MNITGIEALKFGVDDRQKAARFLADFGLSRGESDIPGADLFLTLNRSRLYLFDRNDTRLPAAFEPGSTLREVVWGVDSAACLEQLAERLVGVEGLVRDAEGLSCRDPNGMTLRFRPSAVQPVELRVAAINQHGDIRRVDEASPVYERGEPIGVGHVVFFTPDLAVAEAFYRDRLGFHLSDCYEGKGAFMRCAAEGHHHDLFLLHVPGKPAGLNHVAFTVRDIHEVIGAGMAMNRRGWSTFIGPGRHPISSAYFWYVNSPLGGAFEYYTNDDYLTPAWQPRTMEHRLELFTEWAIEGGLDGDTRRQVKQGG, from the coding sequence ATGAATATTACCGGAATTGAAGCCCTGAAATTCGGGGTGGATGACAGGCAAAAGGCCGCCCGTTTTCTCGCCGACTTCGGCCTGAGCCGTGGCGAGAGCGATATTCCCGGGGCGGATCTGTTCCTCACCCTGAACCGAAGCCGGCTCTACCTGTTCGATAGGAATGACACCCGGCTGCCGGCCGCCTTCGAGCCCGGCTCCACCCTGCGTGAAGTGGTGTGGGGGGTTGACAGCGCCGCCTGCCTGGAGCAACTGGCCGAGCGCCTGGTCGGCGTCGAGGGCCTGGTCCGCGACGCCGAGGGCCTGAGCTGTCGGGATCCCAACGGCATGACCCTGCGCTTCCGGCCGAGTGCCGTGCAGCCGGTCGAGCTGCGGGTAGCCGCCATCAACCAGCACGGCGATATCCGCCGGGTGGATGAGGCCAGCCCGGTCTACGAGCGGGGCGAGCCCATCGGCGTGGGCCATGTGGTGTTTTTCACCCCCGATCTGGCCGTGGCCGAGGCCTTCTACCGGGATCGGCTCGGCTTCCACCTGTCCGACTGCTACGAGGGCAAAGGGGCTTTCATGCGCTGTGCCGCCGAAGGCCACCATCACGATCTCTTTTTGCTGCATGTGCCGGGCAAGCCTGCCGGCCTCAACCACGTGGCCTTTACCGTGCGCGACATCCACGAGGTGATCGGCGCCGGCATGGCGATGAACCGCCGGGGCTGGTCCACCTTTATCGGCCCGGGCCGCCACCCCATTTCTTCCGCCTATTTCTGGTACGTGAACAGCCCCCTGGGCGGTGCCTTCGAGTATTACACCAACGACGACTATCTCACTCCCGCCTGGCAGCCCCGCACCATGGAGCACCGGCTGGAGCTCTTTACCGAGTGGGCGATCGAGGGTGGCCTGGACGGCGATACCCGGCGCCAGGTCAAACAGGGAGGCTGA